From Candidatus Krumholzibacteriia bacterium, the proteins below share one genomic window:
- a CDS encoding class I SAM-dependent methyltransferase, whose amino-acid sequence MIPIVSEAIDAYAAEHSSPEPALLAELAEETRASMDSPQMMVGHSEGLFLRLLARLMGARRVLEIGTFTGYSSLCLAEGLPADGRVITCDVDPRATAIARRYWARSAHGAKITLELRPALETLAGLRGPFDMVFIDADKQNYIRYWEACVPHVRAGGALLADNVLWSGKVLDPREKDDHAIVAFNQHVARDLRVERVVLPLRDGLTLAVKR is encoded by the coding sequence ATGATCCCGATCGTCTCCGAAGCCATCGACGCCTACGCCGCGGAACATTCCTCGCCGGAGCCAGCCCTGCTTGCCGAGCTCGCGGAAGAGACGCGCGCCAGCATGGACAGCCCGCAGATGATGGTGGGGCATTCCGAAGGCCTCTTCCTGCGCCTGCTCGCGCGCCTGATGGGCGCGCGGCGCGTGCTGGAGATCGGCACCTTCACCGGCTACAGCTCGCTGTGCCTGGCCGAGGGCCTGCCCGCGGACGGCCGCGTCATCACCTGCGACGTCGACCCCCGCGCCACCGCCATCGCCCGCCGCTACTGGGCGCGCAGCGCGCACGGGGCCAAGATCACGCTGGAACTGCGCCCGGCCCTGGAGACCCTCGCCGGCCTGCGAGGGCCGTTCGACATGGTGTTCATCGACGCCGACAAGCAGAACTACATCCGCTACTGGGAGGCGTGCGTGCCGCACGTACGCGCCGGCGGCGCGCTGCTGGCCGACAACGTGCTGTGGAGCGGCAAGGTGCTGGATCCGCGCGAGAAGGACGACCATGCCATCGTGGCCTTCAACCAGCACGTTGCGCGCGACCTGCGCGTGGAGCGCGTGGTACTGCCGCTGCGGGACGGACTGACCCTGGCCGTCAAACGCTGA
- the nuoF gene encoding NADH-quinone oxidoreductase subunit NuoF, with the protein MSHTIISTRFDKKDNHTLAGYLANGGYRTLPKLFGMKPDEVIEEVKRSGLRGRGGAGFPTGMKWSFVPKNTDKPKYLCVNADEGEPGTFKDQLILKFDPHALIEGIIVCCYAVGIKTAYVYIRGEYDFPIARFSAAVAEAYAKGYLGRNIQGSGFDLDVVVHRGAGAYICGEETGLIESLEGKKGQPRPKPPFPAVVGAFGCPTVVNNVETIAALPWIMENGAAAYAAIGTEKSKGTMLFSISGMVERPGVYESEFGVNLWDFIEKSTGGIKGGRKLKAVIPGGSSSAILTAEEARNVNLDYESIAAAGSMVGSGAIMVLDEDTCVVRALEVVLRFYAHESCGQCPPCREGTYWMYQLVSRIRAGRGRPEDIDTLLAICPDMTGRTVCVLADSAAIPTASYIKKFRPEFEAYIDKANPPERKLMPGGVNLEAGAH; encoded by the coding sequence ATGTCACACACCATCATCAGCACGCGCTTCGACAAGAAGGACAACCACACGCTGGCGGGTTATCTGGCCAACGGCGGCTACCGCACGCTCCCCAAACTGTTCGGCATGAAGCCCGACGAGGTGATCGAAGAGGTCAAGCGCTCCGGGCTGCGCGGCCGCGGCGGCGCCGGCTTCCCGACCGGCATGAAGTGGAGCTTCGTTCCAAAGAACACCGACAAGCCCAAGTACCTGTGCGTCAACGCCGACGAGGGCGAGCCGGGCACCTTCAAGGACCAGCTCATTCTCAAGTTCGACCCGCACGCGCTCATCGAAGGCATCATTGTGTGCTGCTACGCGGTGGGGATCAAGACCGCCTACGTGTATATCCGCGGCGAGTACGACTTTCCGATTGCGCGCTTCAGCGCCGCAGTGGCGGAGGCGTACGCGAAGGGTTACCTCGGCAGGAACATCCAGGGCTCCGGCTTCGACCTCGACGTGGTGGTGCACCGCGGCGCGGGCGCGTACATCTGCGGCGAGGAAACGGGCCTCATCGAGTCGCTCGAGGGCAAGAAGGGTCAGCCGCGTCCCAAGCCGCCGTTTCCGGCGGTGGTGGGTGCCTTTGGTTGCCCGACCGTGGTCAATAATGTCGAGACCATCGCCGCGCTGCCGTGGATCATGGAGAACGGCGCCGCCGCCTATGCGGCCATCGGCACCGAGAAGAGCAAGGGGACCATGCTGTTTTCCATCAGCGGCATGGTGGAGCGTCCCGGCGTGTACGAGAGCGAGTTCGGCGTGAACCTGTGGGACTTCATCGAGAAGTCCACCGGCGGCATCAAGGGCGGCAGGAAGCTCAAGGCCGTCATCCCGGGCGGTTCGTCGTCGGCCATTCTCACCGCCGAAGAGGCGCGCAACGTGAACCTGGATTACGAGTCGATCGCGGCGGCGGGCTCCATGGTGGGTTCGGGTGCGATCATGGTGCTCGACGAGGACACCTGCGTGGTACGCGCGCTCGAGGTGGTGCTGCGCTTCTACGCGCACGAGTCGTGCGGACAGTGCCCGCCGTGCCGCGAGGGAACCTACTGGATGTACCAGCTGGTGAGCCGCATCCGCGCGGGCAGGGGACGCCCCGAGGACATCGATACGCTGCTCGCCATCTGCCCCGACATGACGGGGCGCACGGTGTGCGTGCTGGCGGACTCGGCCGCCATTCCCACGGCCAGCTACATCAAGAAATTCCGCCCCGAGTTCGAGGCGTACATCGACAAGGCCAACCCGCCCGAGCGCAAGCTGATGCCGGGTGGCGTGAACCTGGAAGCGGGGGCGCACTGA
- the nuoD gene encoding NADH dehydrogenase (quinone) subunit D — MADPKTFNIEDFVPRDGQERPRYSAKDFDGDVDPLRDDFNEGLTLPDINTQPMFINIGPTHPATHGTFRVYCQLDGETVEKAGVDIGYLHRGFEKIVEIKQYNQVIPYTDRLNYCSGLTNNVGYCKAVERMMGLEVPPRAIMIRVIIMEIQRIMDHMICCGANIVDIGALTNFWYFFNAREKLNDLLEALTGARLTYSYTRVGGLAWDLPDGWRDNVKTVLKGIPKAIADVRGLTQKNRIFQDRTRGVGVISQEDAMSFGWTGPTLRATGADLDLRKVQPYYGYENFDFDIPVGVNGDVFDRILCRIEEMDESLKIIHQAIDMIPDGPVIVDDKNVVLPPKQKVHTSMEALINHFKLVIEGVKPAPGRIYDAIETPNGELGFYIISDGSGHPYRIKVRPPCFYAMNTLKFLIEGGMVADIVAILGGLNVIAGELDR, encoded by the coding sequence ATGGCCGACCCGAAGACATTCAACATCGAGGACTTCGTCCCCCGCGACGGCCAGGAACGCCCGCGGTATTCGGCGAAGGACTTCGACGGCGACGTGGACCCCTTGCGCGACGACTTCAACGAGGGCCTCACACTCCCCGACATCAACACCCAGCCGATGTTCATCAACATCGGGCCCACGCACCCGGCCACCCACGGCACCTTCCGCGTGTACTGCCAGCTCGACGGCGAGACGGTGGAGAAGGCCGGCGTGGACATCGGCTACCTGCACCGCGGTTTCGAGAAGATCGTCGAGATCAAGCAGTACAACCAGGTCATCCCGTACACCGACCGCCTCAATTACTGCAGCGGCCTCACCAACAACGTGGGCTACTGCAAGGCGGTGGAGCGGATGATGGGCCTGGAAGTGCCGCCGCGCGCCATCATGATCCGCGTGATCATCATGGAGATCCAGCGCATCATGGACCACATGATCTGCTGCGGCGCCAACATCGTGGACATCGGCGCGCTCACCAACTTCTGGTACTTCTTCAACGCGCGCGAGAAGCTGAATGACCTGCTGGAGGCGCTCACCGGCGCCCGCCTCACCTACAGCTACACGCGCGTGGGCGGCCTGGCGTGGGATCTCCCCGATGGCTGGCGCGACAACGTCAAGACCGTCCTCAAGGGGATCCCGAAGGCCATCGCGGACGTACGCGGCCTCACCCAGAAGAACCGCATCTTCCAGGACCGCACGCGCGGCGTCGGCGTGATCAGCCAGGAAGACGCCATGAGTTTCGGCTGGACCGGACCCACGTTGCGCGCCACCGGCGCCGACCTGGACCTGCGCAAGGTGCAGCCGTACTACGGCTACGAGAACTTTGACTTTGACATCCCGGTGGGCGTGAACGGCGATGTGTTCGACCGCATCCTGTGCCGTATCGAGGAGATGGACGAGAGCCTCAAGATCATCCACCAGGCCATCGACATGATTCCCGACGGTCCGGTGATCGTGGACGACAAGAACGTGGTGCTGCCACCCAAGCAGAAGGTGCACACCTCCATGGAGGCGCTCATCAACCACTTCAAACTGGTGATCGAGGGCGTGAAGCCCGCGCCGGGGCGCATCTACGACGCCATCGAGACGCCCAACGGCGAGCTCGGCTTCTACATCATAAGCGACGGCAGCGGCCACCCGTACCGCATCAAGGTGCGCCCGCCGTGCTTCTACGCGATGAACACGCTGAAATTTCTCATCGAGGGCGGCATGGTGGCGGACATCGTTGCCATCCTTGGCGGGCTCAACGTGATCGCGGGAGAGCTGGACCGGTAA
- a CDS encoding histidine phosphatase family protein, with product MASETIGIMAAFPRGGSRAGNREHTRPGARGQFFPVLVAPPPRAHYYARTMQVLYLIRHAETGFNRVGRVQGHTESTLSRLGHTQARRTGERLGYVDFVAAYASPSRRTLQTARIALGDRVDVNAREGLREINLGAWEGLKASTLRKRYPRQVHLWFHKPSAVRIAGAETVAQFRRRVVREMKGIRETHPKGEIAVVTHGGVICVYLTALLGMKLDDLWQFKIRNASVTRVLFPQGRARVDLLGDIHHLNGAFREIPNRPFRLFP from the coding sequence ATGGCTTCGGAGACGATCGGGATCATGGCGGCCTTTCCGCGCGGCGGGAGCCGCGCCGGTAACCGGGAGCATACGCGACCGGGTGCGCGCGGGCAATTCTTCCCGGTGCTGGTTGCGCCGCCGCCGCGCGCACATTACTATGCCCGCACCATGCAGGTGTTGTATCTCATTCGCCACGCCGAGACCGGATTCAACCGGGTGGGGCGGGTCCAGGGGCACACCGAGTCGACGTTGAGCCGGCTGGGTCACACCCAGGCGCGCCGCACCGGCGAGCGCCTCGGCTACGTGGACTTCGTGGCCGCGTACGCCAGCCCCTCCAGGCGCACGCTGCAGACCGCACGCATCGCCCTGGGCGACCGCGTGGACGTGAACGCGCGCGAGGGCCTGCGCGAGATCAACCTTGGCGCGTGGGAGGGGCTCAAGGCGAGCACGCTGCGCAAGCGCTACCCGCGCCAGGTGCACCTGTGGTTTCACAAGCCCAGCGCGGTGCGCATCGCGGGCGCGGAAACGGTGGCGCAGTTCCGGCGGCGCGTGGTGCGGGAGATGAAGGGAATCCGCGAGACGCACCCGAAGGGGGAGATCGCGGTGGTGACGCACGGCGGCGTGATCTGCGTCTATCTGACCGCGCTGCTGGGCATGAAACTCGATGACCTGTGGCAGTTCAAGATCCGCAACGCGTCGGTGACGCGGGTTCTGTTTCCGCAGGGCCGCGCGCGCGTCGACCTGCTCGGCGACATCCACCACCTCAACGGCGCCTTCCGCGAGATTCCCAACCGGCCGTTCCGGCTGTTTCCGTAG
- the ndhC gene encoding NADH-quinone oxidoreductase subunit A yields the protein MTLALKYVPVLVLFALALMIPLIMLGIAGVTGPRQGSPRKFTPFESGVESIGDTRHRFSVRFFLVALLFIIFDIEAVFIYPWAVLFRELGLFGLVEMTIFLTVLLLGLFYVWKKGALEWE from the coding sequence ATGACGCTTGCCCTGAAATACGTCCCGGTGCTGGTTCTCTTTGCGCTCGCGCTCATGATCCCGTTGATCATGCTCGGGATCGCGGGCGTCACCGGCCCACGCCAGGGCAGTCCGCGCAAGTTCACGCCCTTCGAGTCCGGCGTGGAGTCGATCGGCGACACGCGGCACCGTTTCTCGGTGCGATTCTTCCTGGTGGCGCTGCTCTTCATCATCTTCGACATCGAAGCCGTCTTCATTTATCCGTGGGCCGTGCTCTTCCGTGAACTCGGTTTATTCGGACTGGTTGAAATGACGATATTCCTGACAGTTCTGCTCCTCGGACTGTTCTACGTGTGGAAGAAAGGGGCGCTGGAGTGGGAATAA
- a CDS encoding NAD(P)H-dependent oxidoreductase subunit E, whose translation MSHGHHAIVSTGKPFAFSPENEKRFQELLPKYPSKRAVVLPALWLAQEQEGHLTVESMEYVAKRLEQTAVSVFAVVEFYSMFKTEAMGKHHIQICRTLTCDMLGCENLQAVIHKKLGIGPGEKTADCKFSLEMVECLGSCGTAPVMRMDNRYWENLSVEKLERIIDACKAGRDPASEDTGR comes from the coding sequence ATGTCGCACGGACACCACGCCATCGTCAGCACCGGGAAACCCTTTGCGTTCTCACCCGAGAACGAGAAGCGCTTCCAGGAGCTGCTGCCGAAGTACCCCAGCAAGCGCGCGGTGGTTCTGCCCGCGCTGTGGCTGGCGCAGGAGCAGGAGGGACACCTCACGGTGGAGTCCATGGAATACGTGGCGAAGAGGCTGGAGCAGACCGCGGTGAGCGTGTTCGCGGTGGTCGAGTTCTACTCCATGTTCAAGACCGAGGCCATGGGGAAGCACCACATCCAGATCTGCCGCACGCTCACCTGCGACATGCTCGGCTGCGAGAACCTGCAGGCAGTCATCCACAAGAAACTCGGCATCGGCCCCGGCGAGAAAACCGCGGACTGCAAGTTCAGCCTGGAGATGGTGGAGTGCCTGGGTTCGTGCGGAACCGCGCCGGTGATGCGCATGGATAACCGTTACTGGGAGAACCTGTCGGTGGAGAAACTCGAGCGGATCATCGACGCCTGCAAGGCGGGGCGCGATCCGGCATCGGAAGATACCGGCCGCTGA
- a CDS encoding TIGR04282 family arsenosugar biosynthesis glycosyltransferase produces MKTRLVPPLTPDGSAKLYLAFLHDLTARLQRTRLRPTVFVSGGSPADLAPVLPRGWPVAEQRGEALGERLAAAFETLLQSPGARAVIIGSDSPDLPLTHVKRAFRLLKHRDVVLGPALDGGYYLVGLRAIAPALFRDIPWGSAAVFARTVDAVHKAGLSLALTPPWYDVDDAASLAMLKSLCDARRVAAGERLVHVERALEEIGY; encoded by the coding sequence GTGAAGACCCGGCTCGTCCCGCCGCTCACCCCGGACGGCTCTGCCAAGCTCTATCTTGCTTTTTTACATGACCTTACCGCCAGGCTCCAGCGCACCCGCCTGCGGCCCACGGTGTTCGTCTCCGGGGGCAGCCCCGCGGACCTGGCCCCGGTGCTCCCGCGCGGCTGGCCGGTGGCCGAACAGCGGGGCGAGGCGCTGGGTGAGCGCCTGGCGGCTGCCTTCGAGACGCTGCTGCAGTCCCCCGGCGCCCGCGCGGTCATCATCGGCTCCGACAGCCCCGACCTTCCCCTGACCCACGTCAAGCGCGCCTTCCGGCTGCTCAAGCATCGCGACGTCGTCCTCGGCCCCGCGCTGGACGGCGGGTATTACCTGGTGGGGTTGCGCGCCATCGCGCCGGCGCTGTTTCGCGACATCCCCTGGGGCAGCGCGGCGGTGTTCGCGCGCACGGTCGACGCGGTACACAAGGCCGGTCTGTCGTTGGCGCTGACCCCGCCCTGGTACGACGTGGACGACGCGGCGTCGCTGGCAATGCTGAAGTCGCTGTGCGACGCGCGTCGCGTCGCCGCCGGCGAGCGGCTGGTTCACGTGGAGCGCGCGCTGGAAGAGATCGGATACTGA
- a CDS encoding prenyltransferase, with translation MPVSRISAWVRAVRAEYMPFVVLMFGAGAAAGALEARAFDLPRALVACASLLLIYVAAALTNEHFDYPGDIVNRSPGRFSGGSRTLVTGAMTRDAVVRGAAIAIAALGAASGLLLALTPHALRMPTLALLVLGLALGLGYSAPPVRLCQRSLGEISAALGLGVFPALTGWVTQGGARTDPLPWLIAMPAFCALLAFRTLAGIPDIRADEAVRRRTYAVVFGPRGAAGIAAAAAIAASLGGILLWQDRIVSGWYGAAYLVTVPHALWLAVTALAAVRRPESARPMDGVLLNGLLFALWFGLIPLAFFARLVRG, from the coding sequence GTGCCCGTTTCCAGAATATCGGCGTGGGTGCGCGCGGTGCGCGCCGAGTACATGCCCTTCGTGGTGTTGATGTTCGGCGCGGGAGCGGCGGCCGGCGCGCTGGAGGCGCGCGCCTTCGATCTCCCGCGCGCGCTCGTCGCGTGCGCTTCACTGCTGCTGATCTACGTCGCGGCCGCGCTCACCAACGAGCACTTCGATTATCCGGGTGACATCGTCAACCGCAGCCCGGGCCGCTTCTCGGGCGGATCGCGTACCCTCGTGACCGGCGCCATGACCCGCGACGCCGTGGTGCGTGGCGCGGCGATCGCCATCGCCGCGCTGGGTGCGGCCTCGGGTCTGCTGCTGGCACTCACGCCGCACGCGCTGCGCATGCCCACGCTGGCCCTGCTGGTGCTGGGGCTCGCGCTGGGGCTGGGCTACAGCGCGCCACCGGTGCGCCTGTGCCAGCGCAGCCTGGGCGAGATCAGCGCGGCCCTCGGCCTGGGCGTTTTCCCCGCGCTGACCGGATGGGTCACGCAGGGCGGCGCGCGCACGGACCCGTTGCCCTGGCTCATCGCCATGCCGGCATTCTGCGCCCTGCTGGCGTTTCGCACGCTCGCCGGCATCCCCGATATTCGCGCCGACGAAGCGGTGCGGCGGCGAACCTACGCGGTGGTATTCGGCCCCCGCGGCGCGGCGGGGATCGCGGCGGCGGCGGCGATCGCGGCCAGCCTGGGCGGCATCCTGCTCTGGCAGGACCGCATCGTGTCCGGCTGGTACGGCGCGGCCTACCTGGTCACGGTCCCGCACGCGCTGTGGCTGGCGGTTACAGCCCTGGCGGCGGTCCGGCGCCCGGAATCCGCGCGCCCCATGGACGGTGTGCTGCTCAACGGCCTGCTGTTTGCGCTCTGGTTCGGGCTGATTCCGTTGGCCTTCTTCGCCCGGCTGGTGCGCGGCTGA
- the nuoB gene encoding NADH-quinone oxidoreductase subunit NuoB translates to MINPVTKDETGIITTRLDDMVRWGRKNSLWPLPFGTACCAIEFMGVVSSDFDISRFGAELVRFSPRQSDVILVAGTINYKLAPVLKRIYDQVPEPKYVISMGACACSGGFYDNYATVQGIEQFIPVDVFIPGCPPRPEAILDAILKLQERIAKEPVTKRGVPRRHEVVDKFRDNQD, encoded by the coding sequence ATGATCAATCCGGTCACCAAGGACGAGACCGGCATCATCACCACGCGCCTGGACGACATGGTGCGCTGGGGACGGAAGAACTCGCTGTGGCCGCTGCCGTTCGGAACGGCGTGCTGCGCCATCGAGTTCATGGGCGTGGTGTCGAGCGATTTTGACATCTCGCGTTTCGGCGCCGAGCTGGTGCGCTTCTCGCCGCGCCAGTCGGACGTGATCCTCGTCGCGGGCACCATCAACTACAAGCTGGCCCCGGTGCTCAAGCGCATCTACGACCAGGTGCCCGAACCCAAGTACGTTATCTCCATGGGCGCCTGCGCGTGTTCCGGCGGTTTCTACGACAACTATGCGACGGTGCAGGGAATCGAGCAGTTCATCCCGGTGGATGTGTTCATCCCGGGCTGCCCGCCGCGCCCCGAGGCCATCCTCGACGCCATTTTGAAGCTGCAGGAACGGATTGCGAAGGAGCCCGTAACCAAACGCGGCGTGCCGCGCCGTCACGAGGTCGTGGACAAATTCCGCGACAACCAGGACTAG
- a CDS encoding NADH-quinone oxidoreductase subunit C: protein MADKQSTQHDAIVTALKSRFGEGIIDVDRAFGDCTFVVSKSAVHDVLAHLKDDHGFNMLMDMAGVDCMNLPSYRERFELNYMLYSVPNNVRVRVEVPVPELDMDVPTATDLWKSANWAEREAFEMFGFNFVGHPCLKRLLTHHEFKGHPLRKDYPVMAGQWCSSTSDMTEELNEPK from the coding sequence GTGGCAGACAAGCAGAGCACCCAGCACGACGCCATCGTCACCGCCCTCAAGAGCCGGTTCGGCGAGGGCATCATCGACGTGGACCGCGCGTTCGGCGACTGCACCTTCGTGGTGAGCAAGTCCGCCGTGCACGACGTGCTCGCGCACCTCAAGGACGACCACGGCTTCAACATGCTCATGGACATGGCGGGCGTGGATTGCATGAACCTGCCGTCGTACCGCGAGCGATTCGAACTCAACTACATGCTGTACTCGGTGCCAAACAACGTGCGCGTGCGCGTGGAAGTGCCGGTGCCGGAGCTGGACATGGATGTGCCCACCGCCACCGACCTGTGGAAGTCGGCCAACTGGGCGGAGCGGGAGGCGTTCGAGATGTTCGGATTCAACTTTGTCGGGCATCCCTGTCTGAAGAGATTGCTGACGCACCACGAGTTCAAGGGGCACCCGCTGCGCAAGGATTACCCGGTGATGGCGGGGCAGTGGTGCTCGTCCACCTCGGACATGACCGAAGAACTGAACGAGCCGAAATAG